In Xanthomonas sp. SI, the following are encoded in one genomic region:
- a CDS encoding aspartate/glutamate racemase family protein: MKTIGLIGGMSWESTVPYYRHINETIRERLGGLHSAKILLYSVDFHEIEQLQQAGDWDAAGAAMAAAARALHAGGADFLVLCTNTMHCVADAITATVPLPLLHIADATAAALHSAGIRRVGLLGTRFTMEQAFYRERLQRHGFDVLVPAAAERAEVHRIIYEELCQGMIRDASRARYREVIGALQAQGAEAVILGCTEISLLVGAADAQLPLFDTAALHAHAAALHSLA; encoded by the coding sequence ATGAAGACCATCGGCCTGATCGGCGGCATGAGTTGGGAATCCACCGTGCCCTACTATCGGCACATCAACGAGACGATCCGCGAGCGGCTGGGCGGGCTGCATTCGGCGAAGATCCTGCTGTACAGCGTGGACTTCCACGAGATCGAGCAGTTGCAGCAGGCCGGCGACTGGGACGCGGCCGGCGCGGCGATGGCCGCCGCGGCGCGCGCGCTGCACGCCGGCGGCGCCGATTTCCTGGTGCTGTGCACGAACACCATGCACTGCGTCGCCGATGCGATCACGGCCACGGTGCCATTGCCGCTGTTGCATATCGCCGATGCCACGGCTGCCGCCCTGCACAGCGCCGGGATCCGCAGGGTGGGCCTGCTGGGCACGCGCTTTACGATGGAACAGGCCTTCTACCGCGAGCGGCTGCAGCGCCACGGCTTCGATGTGCTGGTGCCGGCGGCGGCAGAGCGCGCCGAGGTGCACCGCATCATCTACGAGGAGCTGTGCCAGGGGATGATCCGCGACGCATCGCGGGCGCGCTACCGCGAGGTGATCGGCGCGCTGCAGGCGCAAGGCGCCGAGGCGGTAATCCTGGGCTGTACCGAGATCTCGCTGCTTGTCGGCGCCGCCGACGCGCAGCTGCCGCTGTTCGATACCGCCGCGCTGCATGCGCACGCGGCGGCATTGCACAGCCTGGCGTAG